A genomic segment from Paramixta manurensis encodes:
- a CDS encoding LysR substrate-binding domain-containing protein → MSLRQTKLPRLNAIAAFSIAAEAGSLAKAATQLALTPAAVSQQIRQLEEQLGTVLFLRTQTGVRLTEEGKAYLRYVREAFGLLQRAQQNLQPQSTRPQLTLYSLPALATKWLTPAIGAWQRQHPDCDLTLHATHARVDFSSTPADFALCFGDHHYPQLERMPLFHDEVLAVCSPSLLGESTDPADYPLIHLDWGNDGRFLPGWQEWFQMKGETAPLALKGLTFNLTSLAIDAALQGCGMLLGQRRLIQRELAEGRLVAIDEQVLPLSKPYFVVWPKRTLNKPAGREMLAWLQALAQ, encoded by the coding sequence ATGTCGCTCAGGCAGACGAAATTACCCCGCTTAAATGCCATTGCGGCATTCAGTATTGCTGCGGAAGCCGGGAGCCTGGCAAAGGCGGCGACGCAGCTTGCCTTGACGCCTGCGGCGGTCAGCCAGCAGATCCGCCAGCTTGAGGAGCAACTGGGAACGGTGCTGTTCCTGCGTACGCAAACCGGCGTCCGGCTTACCGAGGAAGGGAAAGCTTATCTGCGGTATGTGCGAGAGGCATTTGGCTTGTTACAACGCGCGCAACAAAATTTACAGCCTCAGTCGACCCGGCCCCAACTCACGCTGTATTCGTTACCAGCGCTGGCGACCAAATGGCTTACGCCCGCCATCGGCGCGTGGCAGCGGCAGCATCCCGATTGTGACCTTACCCTGCACGCGACCCATGCGCGGGTGGATTTTTCTTCAACGCCCGCTGATTTTGCGTTGTGTTTTGGCGACCATCACTACCCGCAGCTTGAGAGAATGCCGCTATTTCATGATGAAGTCCTGGCGGTTTGTAGCCCGTCTCTTTTGGGCGAGTCAACCGACCCGGCGGATTATCCGCTGATTCATCTTGATTGGGGAAATGACGGGCGTTTTCTACCTGGCTGGCAGGAGTGGTTTCAAATGAAAGGGGAAACGGCACCGCTGGCATTGAAGGGTTTGACATTCAATCTCACTTCGCTAGCGATTGATGCTGCGCTACAGGGATGCGGCATGCTGCTGGGGCAGCGGAGGTTAATTCAGCGTGAACTGGCGGAAGGCAGGTTAGTGGCGATCGATGAGCAGGTCTTGCCGCTGAGCAAGCCCTATTTTGTTGTTTGGCCTAAGCGAACGCTGAACAAGCCGGCCGGTCGTGAAATGTTGGCTTGGTTGCAGGCGTTGGCGCAATAG
- a CDS encoding HalD/BesD family halogenase produces MDTLSPIIQLALHRLDDADYLADCKRQLDAHGALVLRNFLTPAALQCIKHEGEANRHRAFYAASRHNVYLQPPDETLPPLHARNRQVLSSKGCITDEEVPSDSPLRQLYNAPLFTRFLCTVLDEQHLYPYADTLSSINLHYAHTGQELGWHFDNSSFAITLLVQKPQAGGVFEYVSNLRDADAGEMNFDGVRAVLDGERAVEKLAIEAGDLVLFRGRNALHRVTPTEGETTRMLVVLAYNAQPNIALSETARMTFYGRL; encoded by the coding sequence ATGGACACGCTAAGCCCGATTATTCAGCTTGCCCTACACCGTTTAGACGATGCCGACTACCTTGCCGATTGCAAACGGCAGCTTGATGCGCATGGCGCGTTGGTGCTACGCAACTTTCTTACGCCCGCGGCGCTACAATGTATTAAGCACGAGGGAGAAGCAAACCGCCATCGTGCCTTTTACGCCGCCAGCCGCCATAACGTGTATTTGCAACCGCCGGATGAGACCTTGCCGCCCCTACATGCGCGTAACCGTCAGGTGCTCTCTTCGAAGGGCTGTATTACCGACGAGGAGGTACCGTCGGATTCGCCATTACGTCAGCTTTATAACGCTCCTCTGTTCACGCGTTTTCTCTGCACGGTACTGGACGAACAGCATCTCTACCCCTACGCCGATACACTGTCATCGATCAACCTCCATTACGCGCACACCGGTCAAGAGCTTGGCTGGCACTTTGACAACTCCTCTTTCGCCATTACGCTGCTGGTGCAAAAACCGCAGGCAGGCGGCGTATTTGAGTATGTGAGTAACCTACGCGATGCCGACGCGGGCGAAATGAATTTTGATGGCGTACGGGCGGTGTTGGATGGCGAGCGCGCGGTGGAAAAACTGGCGATCGAAGCGGGCGATCTGGTGTTATTTCGCGGGCGCAATGCGCTCCATCGCGTGACACCCACCGAAGGCGAGACGACGCGAATGCTGGTGGTGCTGGCGTATAATGCGCAGCCGAACATCGCCCTGTCGGAAACCGCACGCATGACCTTTTACGGGCGCCTATAG
- a CDS encoding DUF2817 domain-containing protein, translated as MALPDYATQRARFITAVERAGGQLTSWPHPLCGPKGEALATDVAVIGNPSAANLMVVISGTHGVEGYYGSDSQIAWLEAYPAGSLPAHCAVVLIHLINPWGAAHVRRVNEDNADLNRNFIDFSRSPPVNLAYPALHEIYTCRDIDGPQRQRADALLRQHCAEQGWVAVKRVVEAGQYQFADGIFYGGQKASWSHQTLQQIVQRHLCHASNIIAFDLHTGAGAYGHPMLMAIAERAYPALEDAQALFGAWLTVLITGANRDSETGVTATATGYLSQFMLDNLPGARLLQLVIECGTYAGEIVHQRVRDDHWLHLYGQPDSPQGQRIKQALYESFYPADPDWRALVALRTGQIFTRALQALCQRAL; from the coding sequence ATGGCGTTGCCTGATTATGCCACGCAGCGCGCGCGGTTTATTACGGCGGTAGAACGCGCGGGCGGTCAACTGACCTCATGGCCGCACCCGCTCTGCGGGCCAAAAGGCGAGGCGCTGGCAACGGATGTGGCGGTTATCGGGAACCCGTCGGCGGCAAACCTGATGGTGGTGATATCCGGCACGCATGGCGTTGAAGGCTATTATGGTTCCGATAGCCAAATCGCGTGGCTGGAAGCGTACCCGGCAGGGAGTTTGCCGGCGCATTGTGCCGTGGTGTTAATCCATTTAATCAATCCGTGGGGGGCTGCGCACGTGCGGCGGGTGAATGAGGATAATGCCGACCTTAACCGTAACTTTATTGATTTCAGCCGGTCGCCGCCGGTTAATCTCGCCTATCCGGCTTTGCATGAAATCTACACCTGCCGCGATATCGATGGGCCGCAACGCCAGCGTGCCGATGCTCTGCTCCGCCAACACTGTGCAGAACAGGGATGGGTTGCGGTAAAGCGCGTGGTTGAGGCTGGGCAGTATCAATTTGCTGACGGTATTTTTTATGGCGGGCAGAAGGCCAGTTGGTCGCACCAGACCTTACAACAAATTGTGCAACGCCATTTATGCCACGCCAGCAATATCATTGCGTTTGATTTGCATACCGGAGCGGGTGCCTATGGCCACCCGATGCTGATGGCGATTGCCGAGCGGGCGTATCCGGCGCTGGAGGATGCGCAGGCGTTATTCGGCGCGTGGCTGACGGTGTTGATTACCGGGGCGAACCGCGACAGCGAAACGGGCGTTACCGCTACGGCGACCGGCTACTTATCGCAGTTTATGTTGGATAATTTACCTGGTGCCCGGCTGCTGCAGCTGGTGATTGAGTGCGGGACGTACGCGGGCGAAATCGTGCACCAACGGGTGCGTGATGATCACTGGCTACATTTGTACGGTCAGCCGGATTCACCACAAGGGCAACGGATCAAACAGGCGTTGTATGAAAGCTTTTATCCGGCCGATCCTGACTGGCGGGCGCTGGTGGCCTTACGTACCGGGCAGATTTTTACTCGCGCATTGCAGGCGTTATGTCAGAGGGCGCTATAG
- a CDS encoding ABC transporter substrate-binding protein, which translates to MKKFVLSISVLLCGFSVSALAEEVLRFGVDPTFPPFESKATDGTLQGFDIDIGNAICQQAKVKCEWVQIGFDAAIPALHARKFDAILSAMAMTPKRRQQVAFTNMLYNTPSALVARKNSGLKPELNSLKGKTVGVAQGTTQETYAKALWEKQGVQVISYPNQDEIYPDLVSGRIDATLTSAASAATGFLKSPQGQEYAINGKTLFDQQYFGEGVGIGLRKDDTTNLKRINQALAELHQNGTFDRLAKNYFSFSIYQQTGQQ; encoded by the coding sequence ATGAAAAAGTTTGTCTTATCCATCAGTGTATTGTTGTGCGGTTTTAGCGTTTCCGCGCTGGCGGAAGAGGTGTTGCGTTTTGGCGTTGACCCCACTTTTCCGCCGTTTGAGTCGAAAGCGACGGATGGCACTTTACAGGGTTTTGATATTGATATCGGCAATGCGATTTGTCAGCAGGCAAAAGTGAAATGTGAATGGGTGCAAATCGGTTTTGACGCGGCTATCCCGGCGCTACATGCACGTAAGTTTGATGCGATTTTGTCGGCCATGGCGATGACGCCCAAGCGGCGTCAGCAGGTCGCTTTTACTAACATGCTGTACAACACGCCGAGCGCGTTAGTGGCGCGGAAAAATAGCGGGCTGAAACCCGAACTGAACTCACTAAAAGGTAAAACCGTTGGCGTAGCGCAGGGCACCACGCAGGAAACCTATGCGAAAGCGTTGTGGGAAAAACAGGGCGTCCAGGTCATCTCCTACCCGAATCAGGATGAGATCTACCCCGATCTGGTTTCGGGGCGGATTGATGCGACGCTGACCAGTGCGGCATCTGCGGCTACTGGTTTTCTTAAGTCACCGCAGGGGCAGGAATATGCCATCAACGGCAAGACCTTATTTGATCAGCAATACTTTGGCGAAGGCGTTGGGATTGGCCTGCGTAAAGATGACACCACCAATCTGAAGCGGATTAATCAGGCGCTGGCGGAGCTACATCAGAACGGTACTTTTGATCGTCTGGCGAAAAACTACTTTAGTTTCAGCATTTACCAACAGACGGGACAGCAATGA
- a CDS encoding nucleoside-specific channel-forming protein Tsx produces MKTKVLMAGALLAASYSVSSFAESNNSQYLSDWWHQSVNVVGSYHTRFGPQLNNDLYLEYEAFAHKDWFDFYGYVDVPKFFGTGNHNDKGIWDDGSPLFMEIEPRFSIDKLTGTDLSFGPFKEWYFANNYIYDMGDNAAGRQNTWYMGLGTDIDTHTKMALSLNVYAKYQWENYGAPNENSWDGYRFKVKYFLPLTQLWGGNLSYVGFTNFDWGSDLNDKAGPSRSSNSIASSHILSLGYDHWHYSLVARYFHNGGQWTDGTELNFGNGPFEVKSTGWGYYLVVGYSF; encoded by the coding sequence ATGAAAACTAAAGTGTTGATGGCTGGCGCACTGCTGGCAGCGTCATACAGCGTCTCTTCGTTCGCAGAGTCGAACAACTCACAATATCTTTCTGACTGGTGGCATCAGAGCGTGAACGTGGTAGGCAGCTATCACACCCGTTTCGGACCACAGTTGAACAATGACCTTTACCTGGAATATGAGGCGTTTGCCCATAAAGACTGGTTTGATTTCTATGGTTATGTCGATGTACCGAAGTTCTTCGGCACCGGTAACCACAATGATAAAGGCATCTGGGACGACGGCTCCCCGTTGTTTATGGAAATCGAACCGCGTTTCTCAATTGATAAATTAACCGGTACCGACCTGAGCTTCGGTCCGTTTAAAGAGTGGTATTTCGCCAACAACTATATCTACGATATGGGTGATAATGCCGCCGGTCGCCAGAACACCTGGTACATGGGTCTCGGTACCGACATTGATACGCATACCAAAATGGCGCTGTCGCTGAACGTATATGCCAAGTATCAATGGGAAAACTACGGCGCGCCGAACGAAAACAGTTGGGATGGCTATCGCTTCAAGGTGAAGTACTTCCTGCCGTTAACCCAACTGTGGGGCGGTAACCTAAGCTACGTTGGCTTTACCAACTTTGACTGGGGTTCCGACCTGAATGATAAGGCTGGGCCGTCTCGTAGCAGCAACTCTATCGCTTCCAGCCATATTCTCTCGCTGGGCTACGATCACTGGCACTACTCGCTGGTAGCGCGTTATTTCCATAACGGTGGTCAGTGGACCGACGGTACCGAGCTGAATTTCGGCAACGGTCCGTTTGAAGTGAAATCGACCGGCTGGGGCTACTACCTGGTGGTGGGTTACAGCTTCTAA